A genomic region of Zalophus californianus isolate mZalCal1 chromosome 1, mZalCal1.pri.v2, whole genome shotgun sequence contains the following coding sequences:
- the GTPBP3 gene encoding tRNA modification GTPase GTPBP3, mitochondrial isoform X3, whose protein sequence is MMIENRGALYQSRRGVGGASCQDWKPPRQRGPRSCTRQGSGAPAPGSGATIFALSSGQGRCGIAVIRTSGPSSGHALRSLTAPRDLPPARSACLRLLSHPRSGEPLDHALVLWFPGPQSFTGEDCAEFHVHGGPAVVSGVLQALETEAQRRQALRQLDGELGHLCHGWAKTLTKALAHVEAYIDFGEDDNLEEGVLEQADSQVRELELALSAHLRDARRGQRLRSGAHVVVAGPPNAGKSSLVNLLSRKPVSIVSPEPGTTRDVLETPVDLAGFPALLSDTAGLREGVGPVEQEGVRRARERLEQADLILAVLDASDLASPSSCNFLDTVVVRPGAGSPRENSQRLLLVLNKSDLLPRGGPDPRPDLPPHLLLSCLTGEGLNGLLEALRKELAEVCGDPSTGPPLLTRVRHQHHLQGCLDALGHYKQTKDLALAAEALRLARGHLGRITGGGGTEEVLDIIFRDFCVGK, encoded by the exons ATGATGATCGAGAATCGTGGAGCACTTTACCAGTCACGCCGCGGAGTGGGTGGAGCCTCCTGTCAGGACTGGAAGCCACCCAGGCAGAGAGG TCCCAGATCGTGCACGCGCCAGGGCAGCGGCGCCCCGGCCCCCGGTTCCGGGGCCACTATCTTCGCGCTGAGCTCCGGCCAAGGCCGCTGCGGCATCGCGGTGATCCGGACCAGCGGTCCTTCCAGCGGCCACGCCCTCCGGAGTCTCACGGCGCCGCGGGACTTGCCCCCGGCTCGCAGCGCCTGCCTGCGCCTGCTCAGCCACCCCCGTTCCGGGGAGCCGTTGGACCACGCGCTGGTGCTCTGGTTCCCAG GTCCCCAAAGTTTCACGGGTGAGGACTGCGCGGAGTTCCACGTGCATGGAGGCCCGGCGGTGGTGAGTGGCGTCCTGCAGGCCCTGG AAACCGAGGCGCAGCGGCGGCAGGCACTGAGGCAGCTGGACGGGGAACTGGGCCACCTCTGCCATGGCTGGGCCAAGACTCTCACTAAG GCTCTGGCTCATGTGGAGGCCTATATCGACTTTGGTGAGGATGACAACCTGGAGGAGGGCGTCCTGGAGCAAG CTGACAGCCAAGTGCGGGAGCTGGAGCTGGCACTGAGCGCACATCTTCGAGATGCCAGGCGCGGGCAGAGGCTTCGCTCAGGGGCGCACGTAGTGGTCGCAGGACCCCCCAACGCTGGCAAGAGCAGCCTGGTGAACCTACTCA GCCGGAAGCCTGTGTCCATAGTGTCCCCGGAGCCGGGGACCACCCGCGACGTGCTGGAGACCCCCGTGGACCTGGCCGGGTTCCCGGCGCTGCTGAGCGACACGGCGGGCTTGCGCGAGGGCGTGGGGCCGGTGGAGCAGGAGGGCGTGCGGCGCGCCCGCGAGAG GCTGGAGCAGGCTGACCTCATTCTGGCAGTGCTGGATGCTTCTGACCTGGCCTCTCCGTCCAGCTGCAACTTCCTGGATACCGTTGTCGTCCGCCCAGGCGCTGGGAGCCCCAGGGAGAACAGCCAGCGCCTCCTGCTGGTGCTGAACAAATCGGACTTGCTGCCTCGAGGGGGCCCAGACCCCAGGCCCGACCTGCCCCCGCACCTGCTGCTGTCCTGCTTGACCGGAGAGGGTTTGAATGGCCTCCTGGAGGCGCTGAGGAAGGAGCTGGCTGAAGT GTGTGGGGACCCGTCCACAGGCCCACCACTTCTGACGCGTGTAAGACACCAGCATCATCTCCAGGGCTGCCTGGATGCCCTCGGCCACTACAAGCAGACAAAAGACCTAGCCCTGGCTGCTGAGGCGCTGCGACTCGCCCGGGGCCACCTGGGCCGCATCACCGGCGGAGGGGGCACTGAGGAGGTCTTGGACATCATCTTCCGGGACTTCTGCGTAGGCAAGTGA
- the GTPBP3 gene encoding tRNA modification GTPase GTPBP3, mitochondrial isoform X1 → MMIENRGALYQSRRGVGGASCQDWKPPRQRGPRSCTRQGSGAPAPGSGATIFALSSGQGRCGIAVIRTSGPSSGHALRSLTAPRDLPPARSACLRLLSHPRSGEPLDHALVLWFPGPQSFTGEDCAEFHVHGGPAVVSGVLQALGSVPGLRPAEAGEFTRRAFAHGKLSLTEVEGLADLIHAETEAQRRQALRQLDGELGHLCHGWAKTLTKALAHVEAYIDFGEDDNLEEGVLEQADSQVRELELALSAHLRDARRGQRLRSGAHVVVAGPPNAGKSSLVNLLSRKPVSIVSPEPGTTRDVLETPVDLAGFPALLSDTAGLREGVGPVEQEGVRRARERLEQADLILAVLDASDLASPSSCNFLDTVVVRPGAGSPRENSQRLLLVLNKSDLLPRGGPDPRPDLPPHLLLSCLTGEGLNGLLEALRKELAEVCGDPSTGPPLLTRVRHQHHLQGCLDALGHYKQTKDLALAAEALRLARGHLGRITGGGGTEEVLDIIFRDFCVGK, encoded by the exons ATGATGATCGAGAATCGTGGAGCACTTTACCAGTCACGCCGCGGAGTGGGTGGAGCCTCCTGTCAGGACTGGAAGCCACCCAGGCAGAGAGG TCCCAGATCGTGCACGCGCCAGGGCAGCGGCGCCCCGGCCCCCGGTTCCGGGGCCACTATCTTCGCGCTGAGCTCCGGCCAAGGCCGCTGCGGCATCGCGGTGATCCGGACCAGCGGTCCTTCCAGCGGCCACGCCCTCCGGAGTCTCACGGCGCCGCGGGACTTGCCCCCGGCTCGCAGCGCCTGCCTGCGCCTGCTCAGCCACCCCCGTTCCGGGGAGCCGTTGGACCACGCGCTGGTGCTCTGGTTCCCAG GTCCCCAAAGTTTCACGGGTGAGGACTGCGCGGAGTTCCACGTGCATGGAGGCCCGGCGGTGGTGAGTGGCGTCCTGCAGGCCCTGG GCAGTGTGCCAGGGCTGCGGCCGGCCGAGGCTGGTGAGTTCACCAGGCGGGCATTCGCTCACGGGAAGCTGAGCCTGACCGAGGTGGAGGGGCTAGCGGATCTAATTCATGCAGAAACCGAGGCGCAGCGGCGGCAGGCACTGAGGCAGCTGGACGGGGAACTGGGCCACCTCTGCCATGGCTGGGCCAAGACTCTCACTAAG GCTCTGGCTCATGTGGAGGCCTATATCGACTTTGGTGAGGATGACAACCTGGAGGAGGGCGTCCTGGAGCAAG CTGACAGCCAAGTGCGGGAGCTGGAGCTGGCACTGAGCGCACATCTTCGAGATGCCAGGCGCGGGCAGAGGCTTCGCTCAGGGGCGCACGTAGTGGTCGCAGGACCCCCCAACGCTGGCAAGAGCAGCCTGGTGAACCTACTCA GCCGGAAGCCTGTGTCCATAGTGTCCCCGGAGCCGGGGACCACCCGCGACGTGCTGGAGACCCCCGTGGACCTGGCCGGGTTCCCGGCGCTGCTGAGCGACACGGCGGGCTTGCGCGAGGGCGTGGGGCCGGTGGAGCAGGAGGGCGTGCGGCGCGCCCGCGAGAG GCTGGAGCAGGCTGACCTCATTCTGGCAGTGCTGGATGCTTCTGACCTGGCCTCTCCGTCCAGCTGCAACTTCCTGGATACCGTTGTCGTCCGCCCAGGCGCTGGGAGCCCCAGGGAGAACAGCCAGCGCCTCCTGCTGGTGCTGAACAAATCGGACTTGCTGCCTCGAGGGGGCCCAGACCCCAGGCCCGACCTGCCCCCGCACCTGCTGCTGTCCTGCTTGACCGGAGAGGGTTTGAATGGCCTCCTGGAGGCGCTGAGGAAGGAGCTGGCTGAAGT GTGTGGGGACCCGTCCACAGGCCCACCACTTCTGACGCGTGTAAGACACCAGCATCATCTCCAGGGCTGCCTGGATGCCCTCGGCCACTACAAGCAGACAAAAGACCTAGCCCTGGCTGCTGAGGCGCTGCGACTCGCCCGGGGCCACCTGGGCCGCATCACCGGCGGAGGGGGCACTGAGGAGGTCTTGGACATCATCTTCCGGGACTTCTGCGTAGGCAAGTGA
- the GTPBP3 gene encoding tRNA modification GTPase GTPBP3, mitochondrial isoform X2 yields the protein MWRVLWTLVARAARGPRSPRSCTRQGSGAPAPGSGATIFALSSGQGRCGIAVIRTSGPSSGHALRSLTAPRDLPPARSACLRLLSHPRSGEPLDHALVLWFPGPQSFTGEDCAEFHVHGGPAVVSGVLQALGSVPGLRPAEAGEFTRRAFAHGKLSLTEVEGLADLIHAETEAQRRQALRQLDGELGHLCHGWAKTLTKALAHVEAYIDFGEDDNLEEGVLEQADSQVRELELALSAHLRDARRGQRLRSGAHVVVAGPPNAGKSSLVNLLSRKPVSIVSPEPGTTRDVLETPVDLAGFPALLSDTAGLREGVGPVEQEGVRRARERLEQADLILAVLDASDLASPSSCNFLDTVVVRPGAGSPRENSQRLLLVLNKSDLLPRGGPDPRPDLPPHLLLSCLTGEGLNGLLEALRKELAEVCGDPSTGPPLLTRVRHQHHLQGCLDALGHYKQTKDLALAAEALRLARGHLGRITGGGGTEEVLDIIFRDFCVGK from the exons ATGTGGCGGGTGTTGTGGACCCTAGTAGCTCGGGCCGCACGTGGGCCTCGCAG TCCCAGATCGTGCACGCGCCAGGGCAGCGGCGCCCCGGCCCCCGGTTCCGGGGCCACTATCTTCGCGCTGAGCTCCGGCCAAGGCCGCTGCGGCATCGCGGTGATCCGGACCAGCGGTCCTTCCAGCGGCCACGCCCTCCGGAGTCTCACGGCGCCGCGGGACTTGCCCCCGGCTCGCAGCGCCTGCCTGCGCCTGCTCAGCCACCCCCGTTCCGGGGAGCCGTTGGACCACGCGCTGGTGCTCTGGTTCCCAG GTCCCCAAAGTTTCACGGGTGAGGACTGCGCGGAGTTCCACGTGCATGGAGGCCCGGCGGTGGTGAGTGGCGTCCTGCAGGCCCTGG GCAGTGTGCCAGGGCTGCGGCCGGCCGAGGCTGGTGAGTTCACCAGGCGGGCATTCGCTCACGGGAAGCTGAGCCTGACCGAGGTGGAGGGGCTAGCGGATCTAATTCATGCAGAAACCGAGGCGCAGCGGCGGCAGGCACTGAGGCAGCTGGACGGGGAACTGGGCCACCTCTGCCATGGCTGGGCCAAGACTCTCACTAAG GCTCTGGCTCATGTGGAGGCCTATATCGACTTTGGTGAGGATGACAACCTGGAGGAGGGCGTCCTGGAGCAAG CTGACAGCCAAGTGCGGGAGCTGGAGCTGGCACTGAGCGCACATCTTCGAGATGCCAGGCGCGGGCAGAGGCTTCGCTCAGGGGCGCACGTAGTGGTCGCAGGACCCCCCAACGCTGGCAAGAGCAGCCTGGTGAACCTACTCA GCCGGAAGCCTGTGTCCATAGTGTCCCCGGAGCCGGGGACCACCCGCGACGTGCTGGAGACCCCCGTGGACCTGGCCGGGTTCCCGGCGCTGCTGAGCGACACGGCGGGCTTGCGCGAGGGCGTGGGGCCGGTGGAGCAGGAGGGCGTGCGGCGCGCCCGCGAGAG GCTGGAGCAGGCTGACCTCATTCTGGCAGTGCTGGATGCTTCTGACCTGGCCTCTCCGTCCAGCTGCAACTTCCTGGATACCGTTGTCGTCCGCCCAGGCGCTGGGAGCCCCAGGGAGAACAGCCAGCGCCTCCTGCTGGTGCTGAACAAATCGGACTTGCTGCCTCGAGGGGGCCCAGACCCCAGGCCCGACCTGCCCCCGCACCTGCTGCTGTCCTGCTTGACCGGAGAGGGTTTGAATGGCCTCCTGGAGGCGCTGAGGAAGGAGCTGGCTGAAGT GTGTGGGGACCCGTCCACAGGCCCACCACTTCTGACGCGTGTAAGACACCAGCATCATCTCCAGGGCTGCCTGGATGCCCTCGGCCACTACAAGCAGACAAAAGACCTAGCCCTGGCTGCTGAGGCGCTGCGACTCGCCCGGGGCCACCTGGGCCGCATCACCGGCGGAGGGGGCACTGAGGAGGTCTTGGACATCATCTTCCGGGACTTCTGCGTAGGCAAGTGA
- the LOC113918877 gene encoding plasmalemma vesicle-associated protein isoform X2 has translation MGLAMEHGGAYSRAGGSPRGCWYYLRYFFLFVSLIQFLIILGLVLFMVYGNVHVSTESNLQATERRAEGLYSQLVGLTASQANLSKELNLTSRAKDTIMQLLLNTRRDLDRINASFRQCQADRVSYMNNQRYMVAIILSEKQCQEQLKETNKSSNALLLMLNQKAKTLEVEVAKEKEVCTKDKEGLVLKKRMVEEQLTECGKAQEQQRQERQLAEDRLQKVQALCLPLDKDKFEMELRNLWRDSIIPRTLDTMGYNLYHPLGSEITAIRRSCDHMPTLMTTKVEELARSLRAGIERVARENSDIQRQKLEVEQGLRASQEAKEKAEKEAQAREAKLQAECARQTQLALEEKAALRKERDSLAKLLEEKKQEAEQLKMQLAVSNSALDTCIKAKVVAAMPIPRPVGPAPNPQPIDPAGLEEFKRRILESQKPPAGNAIAPSSG, from the exons ATGGGCCTGGCGATGGAGCACGGAGGCGCCTACTCGCGGGCAGGGGGCAGCCCGAGGGGCTGCTGGTACTACCTGCGctactttttcctctttgtgtcGCTCATCCAGTTCCTCATCATCCTGGGCCTCGTCCTCTTCATGGTCTACGGCAACGTGCACGTGAGCACAGAATCCAACCTGCAGGCCACCGAGCGCCGGGCCGAGGGCCTGTACAGCCAGCTCGTGGGGCTCACGGCCTCCCAGGCCAACCTGTCCAAGGAGCTCAACCTCACCTCCCGCGCCAAGGACACCATCATGCAGTTGCTGCTGAATACCCGCCGCGACCTGGACCGGATCAATGCCAGCTTCCGCCAGTGCCAGGCTGATCGG GTGAGCTACATGAACAACCAGCGGTACATGGTGGCCATCATCTTGAGCGAGAAGCAATGCCAAGAACAACTCAAGGAGACTAACAAGAGCAGCAATG CCTTGCTTCTCATGCTGAACCAGAAGGCCAAGACGCTGGAGGTGGAGGTGGCAAAGGAGAAGGAAGTGTGCACCAAAGACAAGGAGGGGCTGGTGCTGAAAAAGCGAATGGTGGAGGAGCAGCTGACCGAGTGTGGCAAGGCCCAGGAGCAGCAGCGGCAGGAGCGACAGCTGGCCGAGGACCGCCTGCAGAAGGTGCaggccctctgcctcccactggACAAGGACAAGTTTGAGATGGAGCTGCGCAACCTCTGGAGGGATTCCATTATCCCACGCACCCTGGACACGATGGGCTATAATCTGTACCATCCTCTCGGCTCGGAAATAACCGCCATCCGGAGAAGCTGCGACCACATGCCCACCCTCATGACCACCAAGGTGGAGGAGCTAGCCCGGAGCCTGCGGGCCGGCATAGAGCGCGTGGCCCGCGAGAACTCGGACATCCAGCGCCAGAAGCTGGAGGTCGAGCAGGGCCTGCGGGCCAGTCAGGAGGCCAAGGAGAAGGCGGAGAAGGAGGCCCAGGCCCGGGAGGCCAAGCTCCAGGCCGAATGCGCCCGGCAGACACAGCTAGCCCTGGAGGAGAAGGCAGCACTGCGGAAGGAGCGAGACAGCCTGGCGAAGTTGCTGGAGGAGAAGAAGCAGGAGGCAGAGCAGCTCAAAATGCAACTGGCCGTCAGCAACTCCGCCCTGGACACCTGCATCAAGGCCAAGGTGG TCGCAGCGATGCCTATACCAAGACCTGTTggccctgcccccaacccccagcccatCG ACCCAGCTGGCCTGGAGGAGTTCAAGAgaaggatcctggagtcccagaagcCCCCTGCAGGCAACGCTATAGCTCCATCCAG CGGCTGA
- the LOC113918877 gene encoding plasmalemma vesicle-associated protein isoform X1: MGLAMEHGGAYSRAGGSPRGCWYYLRYFFLFVSLIQFLIILGLVLFMVYGNVHVSTESNLQATERRAEGLYSQLVGLTASQANLSKELNLTSRAKDTIMQLLLNTRRDLDRINASFRQCQADRVSYMNNQRYMVAIILSEKQCQEQLKETNKSSNALLLMLNQKAKTLEVEVAKEKEVCTKDKEGLVLKKRMVEEQLTECGKAQEQQRQERQLAEDRLQKVQALCLPLDKDKFEMELRNLWRDSIIPRTLDTMGYNLYHPLGSEITAIRRSCDHMPTLMTTKVEELARSLRAGIERVARENSDIQRQKLEVEQGLRASQEAKEKAEKEAQAREAKLQAECARQTQLALEEKAALRKERDSLAKLLEEKKQEAEQLKMQLAVSNSALDTCIKAKSQRCLYQDLLALPPTPSPSTQLAWRSSREGSWSPRSPLQATL, encoded by the exons ATGGGCCTGGCGATGGAGCACGGAGGCGCCTACTCGCGGGCAGGGGGCAGCCCGAGGGGCTGCTGGTACTACCTGCGctactttttcctctttgtgtcGCTCATCCAGTTCCTCATCATCCTGGGCCTCGTCCTCTTCATGGTCTACGGCAACGTGCACGTGAGCACAGAATCCAACCTGCAGGCCACCGAGCGCCGGGCCGAGGGCCTGTACAGCCAGCTCGTGGGGCTCACGGCCTCCCAGGCCAACCTGTCCAAGGAGCTCAACCTCACCTCCCGCGCCAAGGACACCATCATGCAGTTGCTGCTGAATACCCGCCGCGACCTGGACCGGATCAATGCCAGCTTCCGCCAGTGCCAGGCTGATCGG GTGAGCTACATGAACAACCAGCGGTACATGGTGGCCATCATCTTGAGCGAGAAGCAATGCCAAGAACAACTCAAGGAGACTAACAAGAGCAGCAATG CCTTGCTTCTCATGCTGAACCAGAAGGCCAAGACGCTGGAGGTGGAGGTGGCAAAGGAGAAGGAAGTGTGCACCAAAGACAAGGAGGGGCTGGTGCTGAAAAAGCGAATGGTGGAGGAGCAGCTGACCGAGTGTGGCAAGGCCCAGGAGCAGCAGCGGCAGGAGCGACAGCTGGCCGAGGACCGCCTGCAGAAGGTGCaggccctctgcctcccactggACAAGGACAAGTTTGAGATGGAGCTGCGCAACCTCTGGAGGGATTCCATTATCCCACGCACCCTGGACACGATGGGCTATAATCTGTACCATCCTCTCGGCTCGGAAATAACCGCCATCCGGAGAAGCTGCGACCACATGCCCACCCTCATGACCACCAAGGTGGAGGAGCTAGCCCGGAGCCTGCGGGCCGGCATAGAGCGCGTGGCCCGCGAGAACTCGGACATCCAGCGCCAGAAGCTGGAGGTCGAGCAGGGCCTGCGGGCCAGTCAGGAGGCCAAGGAGAAGGCGGAGAAGGAGGCCCAGGCCCGGGAGGCCAAGCTCCAGGCCGAATGCGCCCGGCAGACACAGCTAGCCCTGGAGGAGAAGGCAGCACTGCGGAAGGAGCGAGACAGCCTGGCGAAGTTGCTGGAGGAGAAGAAGCAGGAGGCAGAGCAGCTCAAAATGCAACTGGCCGTCAGCAACTCCGCCCTGGACACCTGCATCAAGGCCAAG TCGCAGCGATGCCTATACCAAGACCTGTTggccctgcccccaacccccagcccatCG ACCCAGCTGGCCTGGAGGAGTTCAAGAgaaggatcctggagtcccagaagcCCCCTGCAGGCAACGCTATAG